Proteins encoded in a region of the Zea mays cultivar B73 chromosome 2, Zm-B73-REFERENCE-NAM-5.0, whole genome shotgun sequence genome:
- the LOC103646132 gene encoding homeobox-leucine zipper protein HOX22: MDRPDHQQQQFFMPTTVQVPQPQQQQQQLCVPMLDEPPSSFLAGRGGGGASGRGERKRRFTEEQIRSLESMFHAHHAKLEPREKAELARELGLQPRQVAIWFQNKRARWRSKQLEHDYALLRAKFDDLHAHVESLKQDKLALTTQLSELSERLRERDDRAAAAGGGGRETMASSSSCIGGGGEEEAEDDKRNVLLFGCVDMEPPAESCVLVGSTCAALADVSVESECDDQHLHYDDEFPESYCAMPELWEPWPLVEWNAVA; encoded by the exons ATGGACAGGCCAGatcaccagcagcagcagttcttCATGCCGACGACGGTGCAGGTGCcacagccacagcagcagcagcagcagctctgCGTCCCGATGCTCGACGAGCCGCCGTCCTCGTTTTTGGCGGGGAGAGGCGGAGGCGGGGCGTCGGGGAGGGGGGAGAGGAAGCGGCGGTTCACGGAGGAGCAGATACGGTCGCTGGAGTCCATGTTCCACGCGCACCACGCCAAGCTGGAGCCCCGGGAGAAGGCGGAGCTGGCGCGGGAGCTGGGCCTGCAGCCGCGGCAGGTGGCCATCTGGTTCCAGAACAAGCGCGCCCGGTGGCGCTCCAAGCAGCTCGAGCACGACTACGCCCTGCTCCGCGCCAAGTTCGACGATCTCCACGCCCACGTCGAGTCCCTCAAGCAGGACAAGCTCGCACTCACCACTCAG TTGAGCGAGCTAAGCGAGAGGCTGAGGGAGCGGGACGAccgggccgccgccgccggcggcggcggccgcgagACGATGGCTAGCAGCAGCAGCTGCATCGGCGGTGGTGGTGAGGAGGAGGCGGAGGACGACAAGAGGAACGTCCTGCTGTTCGGATGCGTCGACATGGAGCCGCCCGCCGAGAGCTGTGTGCTCGTCGGGTCGACGTGCGCGGCGCTGGCCGACGTCTCGGTGGAGTCCGAGTGCGACGACCAGCACCTTCACTACGACGACGAGTTCCCGGAGTCCTACTGCGCCATGCCGGAGCTGTGGGAGCCCTGGCCGCTTGTTGAGTGGAATGCGGTGGCCTGA